A portion of the Babylonia areolata isolate BAREFJ2019XMU chromosome 4, ASM4173473v1, whole genome shotgun sequence genome contains these proteins:
- the LOC143280861 gene encoding uncharacterized protein LOC143280861 — MLLARCGGESTACTLGDLQAVQPDINVTSEWMTELDGRWFILRVSGMPSASEFSWFSSDIVPTPLGLVTYNNIRTKTSGCSIHAIERESTANRQVFSGHDGSSMVLAAMDGQGQHALVYTCASLLLRAADTCLSPVAMLVSRRSDVIPADEWMTSLRASSPLPCYDVNQSVAVSNGDGSACPLNQMVALPGRDCRVANFPVQANFDLTEYVSKPWKEMAWLAANYTPSSEFYQDYVHTYTLRPNGAVLCQVAARTPSDECLHYQINMTRTQTPGKLLFYYGGDDIPYNVISTDYDHYALVFGCVAVVADSDRCLLGKGWLWSRDVTLARELRLQANAMLIDMCINPAAMYSTTHSNPCVKGTSDADGSKYRPVSTTLIAMFLLCLALIAV, encoded by the exons CTGGACGGCCGGTGGTTCATCCTGAGGGTGTCCGGAATGCCCAGTGCCAGTGAATTTTCCTGGTTCAGCTCGGACATTGTCCCCACACCTCTCGGCCTGGTCACCTACAATAACAT ccgcACTAAAACTTCGGGATGTAGTATCCACGCCATCGAGAGGGAAAGCACTGCAAATAGACAGGTCTTCTCAG GTCACGACGGCAGTAGCATGGTCCTTGCGGCAATGGACGGTCAAGGTCAGCACGCCCTGGTGTACACGTGCGCCTCGCTGCTGCTCCGTGCCGCCGATACGTGCCTGAGTCCCGTGGCCATGCTCGTCAGCAGACGGAGTGACGTCATCCCGGCCGACGAGTGGATGACGTCACTCCGCGCCTCCTCACCACTGCCGTGCTATGACGTCAACCAGAGCGTGGCTGTGTCGAacggagatg GCTCGGCATGCCCACTGAACCAAATGGTGGCGCTGCCAGGGCGGGATTGCCGAGTGGCCAACTTTCCCGTGCAAGCGAACTTCGATCTCACTGAG TACGTGTCCAAACCGTGGAAAGAGATGGCCTGGCTGGCGGCGAACTACACTCCGTCCAGTGAGTTCTACCAGGATTACGTGCACACCTACACCCTCCGGCCCAACGGTGCTGTTCTTTGCCAGGTGGCAGCCAG gactCCAAGTGACGAGTGCCTCCATTACCAGATAAATATGACTCGGACCCAAACTCCAGGGAAACTCCTCTTTTATTATGGGGGTG ATGACATCCCTTACAACGTCATCTCAACGGACTACGACCACTACGCTTTGGTGTTTGGCTGCGTGGCTGTAGTGGCGGACTCTGACAGATGCCTGCTGGGAAAAGGTTGGCTGTGGAGCCGTGACGTCACACTGGCGCGCGAACTTCGCCTGCAAGCCAACGCTATGCTGATTGATATGTGTATCAACCCCGCGGCTATGTACAGCACCACGCATTCCAACC CATGCGTCAAAGGAACCAGTGATGCAG atggcaGTAAATATCGGCCCGTCTCTACCACCCTGATCGCCATGTTTCTTCTGTGCCTCGCCCTCATCGCTGTTTAG